In Alphaproteobacteria bacterium, a single genomic region encodes these proteins:
- a CDS encoding TonB family protein, whose protein sequence is MVLLYFVIDRGGRVLEYGVPQSFGHGLLDDAVRAMIERAQPLPHPPETVAGLRLELVVPV, encoded by the coding sequence ATGGTCCTTTTGTATTTCGTGATCGATCGCGGCGGACGCGTCCTGGAATACGGCGTGCCGCAGAGCTTTGGGCACGGGCTCCTGGACGACGCCGTCAGGGCCATGATCGAACGCGCCCAGCCCTTGCCGCACCCGCCGGAAACGGTTGCGGGACTCCGCCTGGAACTTGTCGTACCGGTCTGA